One region of Oryza sativa Japonica Group chromosome 5, ASM3414082v1 genomic DNA includes:
- the LOC4339051 gene encoding uncharacterized protein, whose amino-acid sequence MAAAEFLSPEAAAAAGVGPVRQQQHPGEAAWRAVVGWLGFLLQILLQIVRGTPSSWAHLLSFLGLRHPLLSAAPPQPSPSPSPSVAFVRLPSEAPADASSTGPPPPLRRLTVVLDLDETLVCAYESSSLPAALRAEAVEAGLHCFDMECISAEKDAEGSQRVNRVTVFERPGLHEFLQRTSEFADLILFTAGLEGYAKPLVDRIDAHNRFCHRLYRPSTVTTEYREHVKDLSCLSKDFHRIVLVDNNPYSFLLQPLNGIPCLTFSAGQPVDDQLMGVIFPLLKHLSLQNDVRPALYETFHMPEWFQRHGIPQIDQAA is encoded by the exons atggcggcggccgagTTCTtgtcgccggaggcggcggcggcggcgggggtggggccggtgcggcagcagcagcatccgGGGGAGGCGGCGTGGCGGGCGGTGGTGGGGTGGCTCGGGTTCCTCCTCCAGATCCTGCTCCAGATCGTCCGCGGCACGCCTTCCTCCTGGGCgcacctcctctccttcctcgggCTCCgccaccctctcctctccgccgcgccgccccagccgtcgccgtcgccgtcgccgtcggtcgCCTTCGTGCGGCTCCCCTCCGAGGCTCCCGCCGACGCGTCGTCgacggggccgccgccgccgctcaggcGGCTCACG GTAGTGCTTGATTTGGATGAAACTCTAGTTTGTGCATATGAGTCATCAAGTCTTCCTGCTGCTCTTCGTGCCGAGGCTGTTGAAGCAGGACTGCATTGCTTTGACATGGAGTGCATATCCGCTGAAAAG GATGCTGAGGGAAGTCAGAGGGTGAACCGTGTTACTGTATTTGAGCGTCCTGGTTTGCACGAATTTTTGCAGAGAACTAGCGAATTTGCTGATCTTATTCTCTTCACTGCTGGTTTAGAAG GATATGCAAAACCATTAGTTGACAGGATAGATGCTCACAACAGATTCTGTCACCGTCTCTACAGGCCATCAACTGTTACCAC GGAATATAGAGAGCATGTAAAAGATCTTTCTTGTTTGTCGAAAGATTTCCACAGAATTGTCCTTGTTGATAACAATCCATATAGTTTCCTGCTGCAACCATTGAATGGAATACCTTGTCTTACATTCTCGGCTGGACAACCTGTTGATGATCAG CTTATGGGAGTTATATTTCCACTTCTCAAGCACCTTTCTCTGCAAAATGATGTTAGACCGGCATTGTATGAAACATTTCACATGCCAGAGTGGTTCCAAAGACATGGGATCCCACAAATTGATCAAGCAGCATAA
- the LOC4339052 gene encoding DYRK-family kinase pom1 isoform X1 yields the protein MSVLGAEGAAMGFLPAAEHGFARSAAPSPLREEEEVLDDDPKLPPLRMPTSFAAFPGSSSGSDSDSFLSMSSTPSGLMNPYGVWSPRAPPSEASSSEMEFGTAREYDTTDLFFGENWLYDDHLFHTNSDGDEGNGEDKFIVGADSTAQWSETRELDDCGGRHQVHTKSKADAEACAEVYTCSSAPCSCCYGGRKNDDGLTRDSCSAVYGRYLIMDDQTEVLDECGADAFLFTRDGDAMLKSEQPIDSKGGDIELLDMSTVEKELQMLSPYLAEADALEKAELEHDFSGNGELDINVVTNEKTADDKELLKNSYSIHSLPEIGDPLDVYEMEDFGRTDTSVQNSTANKIAEDARTDIDLALSRFHEEYEVFELRIFHRKNRTGFEENKEFPIVMNSVVGGRYRITEYLGSAAFSKVVRAQDLWTGMDVCLKIIKNDKDFFDQSLDEIKLLKFVNKYDPDDEHHILRLYDFFYYQEHLFIVTELLRANLYEFQKYNQESGDEVYFSLRRIQAIARQCLEALVYLHHLNIVHCDLKPENILMKSYSRCEIKVIDLGSSCFLTDNLSLYVQSRSYRAPEVILGLPYDQKIDIWSLGCILAELYTGEVLFPNESVQIILARMIGTIGPIDMEMLALGQDTQKYFTEDYDLFHKNEETDQLEYLIPEKISLRRRLQCPDTKFVKFLSYLLQINPRKRPTASEALQHPWLSYAYQ from the exons ATGTCGGTGCTGGGCGCGGAGGGGGCGGCGATGGGCTTCCTCCCGGCCGCGGAGCACGGCTTCGCGCgctcggcggcgccgtcgccgctgcgggaggaggaggaggtgctcgACGACGACCCGAAGCTGCCGCCGTTGCGGATGCCCACCTCCTTCGCCGCGTTCCCTGGGTCCAGCTCCggctccgactccgactcctTCCTCAGCATGAGCTCCACGCCATCAG GGCTGATGAATCCGTACGGCGTGTggtcgccgcgcgcgccgccgtcggaggcgtcgtcgtcggagatGGAGTTCGGCACCGCGCGCGAGTACGACACCACCGATCTCTTCTTCGGCGAGAATTGGCTCTACGACGACCACCTCTTCCACACCAATTCGGACGGCGACGAGGGCAATGGAGAGGACAAGTTCATCGTTGGCGCTGACTCTACCGCCCAGTGGAGCGAAACGCGTGAGCTCGACGAttgcggcggccgccaccaAGTGCACACGAAATCCAAGGCCGACGCTGAAGCCTGCGCGGAAGTGTATACCTGCTCTTCAGCGCCCTGCAGCTGCTGCTACGGAGGGAGGAAGAATGATGATGGGTTGACGAGGGATTCTTGCTCTGCTGTCTATGGGAGGTACCTGATCATGGATGACCAGACAGAGGTGCTGGATGAGTGTGGTGCAGATGCATTCCTGTTCACACGGGATGGAGATGCCATGCTCAAAAGTGAACAGCCAATTGATTCCAAAGGCGGAGATATCGAGTTGCTGGACATGAGTACGGTGGAGAAGGAGCTTCAGATGCTCAGTCCGTATTTGGCTGAGGCAGATGCTCTTGAGA AGGCTGAGCTTGAACACGATTTCAGCGGCAATGGGGAACTAGATATTAACGTTGTTACAAACGAGAAAACTGCCGATGACAAAGAACTTCTAAAAAATAGTTACAGCATACATTCTTTACCTGAGATAGGTGATCCTCTAGATGTTTATGAGATGGAGGACTTTGGACGAACAGATACAAGTGTTCAAAATTCTACAGCCAATAAAATCGCTGAAGATGCGAGAACAGATATTGATCTTGCACTTTCTAGATTTCATGAGGAATATGAGGTATTTGAGCTGAGAATTTTCCACCGGAAGAACAG GactggttttgaggaaaacaAAGAGTTCCCTATTGTCATGAATTCAGTTGTAGGTGGAAGATATCGCATCACTGAGTATCTTGGCTCAGCTGCATTCAGCAAGGTTGTACGGGCACAGGATCTTTGGACGGGAATGGATGTCTGcctgaaaataataaaaaatgacaAGGATTTCTTTGACCAGAGCTTGGACGAGATAAAGCTCCTTAAATTTGTAAACAAATACGATCCTGATGATGAACATCATATATTGCGCCTTTACGATTTTTTCTACTATCAG GAACATCTTTTCATTGTCACTGAATTGCTACGGGCGAATCTGTATGAATTTCAAAAATATAACCAAGAGTCTGGTGATGAAGTGTACTTCTCATTGCGCAGAATACAG GCTATAGCTCGACAATGCTTAGAAGCTCTGGTGTATTTGCATCATTTAAATATCGTTCACTGTGACCTTAAACCAGAGAATATCCTCATGAAGAGTTACAGCAGATGTGAAATTAAGGTTATTGATCTTGGAAGTAGTTGCTTCTTGACAGACAACTTAAGCTTATATGTCCAGTCACGTTCTTACAGAGCTCCTGAAGTCATTCTAGGTCTTCCATATGATCAGAAGATTGACATTTGGTCTCTCGGATGCATCTTGGCTGAACTGTACACTGGTGAA GTGCTCTTTCCAAATGAATCAGTACAAATAATTCTTGCTCGGATGATAGGGACAATTGGTCCAATTGACATGGAAATGCTTGCACTGGGACAAGATACCCAGAAGTACTTTACAGAAGACTACGACCTGTTCCACAAGAATGAG GAGACGGATCAGTTGGAGTACTTGATCCCAGAGAAGATTTCCTTGCGGCGTCGCTTGCAGTGCCCCGACACCAAATTTGTTAAATTTCTTTCCTACCTGTTACAAATCAACCCCAGAAAGAGACCAACAGCCAGTGAAGCATTGCAGCATCCGTGGCTCTCATATGCCTATCAGTGA
- the LOC4339052 gene encoding uncharacterized protein isoform X2 has translation MYLLSRRKRKVQTRICPWLNELLCLLTHPAIAAVKVLFPNESVQIILARMIGTIGPIDMEMLALGQDTQKYFTEDYDLFHKNEETDQLEYLIPEKISLRRRLQCPDTKFVKFLSYLLQINPRKRPTASEALQHPWLSYAYQ, from the exons ATGTATTTACTCAGtcgaaggaaaagaaaagtaCAAACCAGGATTTGTCCATGGTTAAATGAATTATTGTGCCTTTTAACTCATCCCGCAATTGCTGCAGTCAAG GTGCTCTTTCCAAATGAATCAGTACAAATAATTCTTGCTCGGATGATAGGGACAATTGGTCCAATTGACATGGAAATGCTTGCACTGGGACAAGATACCCAGAAGTACTTTACAGAAGACTACGACCTGTTCCACAAGAATGAG GAGACGGATCAGTTGGAGTACTTGATCCCAGAGAAGATTTCCTTGCGGCGTCGCTTGCAGTGCCCCGACACCAAATTTGTTAAATTTCTTTCCTACCTGTTACAAATCAACCCCAGAAAGAGACCAACAGCCAGTGAAGCATTGCAGCATCCGTGGCTCTCATATGCCTATCAGTGA